The following are encoded in a window of Eschrichtius robustus isolate mEscRob2 chromosome 1, mEscRob2.pri, whole genome shotgun sequence genomic DNA:
- the CLK3 gene encoding dual specificity protein kinase CLK3 isoform X1, translated as MHHCKRYRSPEPDPYLSYRWKRRRSYSREHEGRLRYPSRREPPPRRSRSRSHDRLPYQRRYREHQDSDTYRCEERSPSFGEDYYGSSRCHHRRRSREREPYRTRKHAHHCHKRRTRSCSSASSRSQQSSKRSSRSVEDDKEGHLVCRIGDWLQERYEIVGNLGEGTFGKVVECLDHARGKSQVALKIIRNVGKYREAARLEINVLKKIKEKDKENKFLCVLMSDWFNFHGHMCIAFELLGKNTFEFLKENNFQPYPLPHVRHMAYQLCHALRFLHENQLTHTDLKPENILFVNSEFETLYNEHKSCEEKSVKNTSIRVADFGSATFDHEHHTTIVATRHYRPPEVILELGWAQPCDVWSIGCILFEYYRGFTLFQTHENREHLVMMEKILGPIPSHMIHRTRKQKYFYKGGLVWDENSSDGRYVKENCKPLKGGCECNWGTPEEPDVRDRATSCPLFSQFWEELGRTEVRGREDLDMARKPLSTAFGAWTSEFHRGDFYPPVRTLHLGAEAPSQQDTQ; from the exons ATGCATCACTGTAAGCGATACCGCTCCCCTGAGCCAGACCCGTACCTGAGCTACCGATGGAAGAGGAGGAGGTCTTACAGTCGGGAGCATGAAGGGAGACTGCGATACCCCTCTCGAAGGGAGCCTCCGCCCCGGAGATCTCGGTCTAGAAG CCATGACCGCCTGCCCTACCAGAGGAGATACCGGGAGCACCAGGACAGCGACACGTACCGGTGTGAAGAGCGGAGCCCATCCTTTGGAGAGGACTACTATGGATCTTCACGTTGCCATCATCGACGGCGGTCACGGGAAAGGGAGCCATACCGGACCCGCAAGCACGCCCACCACTGCCACAAACGCCGCACCAGGTCTTGTAGCAGCGCCTCCTCG AGAAGCCAACAGAGCAGTAAGCGCAGCAGCCGGAGTGTGGAAGATGACAAGGAGGGCCACCTGGTGTGCCGGATCGGCGATTGGCTCCAAGAGCGAT ATGAGATCGTGGGGAACCTGGGTGAAGGCACCTTTGGCAAGGTGGTGGAGTGCTTGGACCATGCCAG AGGGAAGTCTCAGGTTGCCCTGAAGATCATCCGCAACGTGGGCAAGTACCGGGAGGCCGCCCGGCTAGAAATCAATGTTCTCAAAAAAATCAAGGAGAAGGACAAAGAGAACAAGTT CCTGTGCGTCTTGATGTCTGACTGGTTCAACTTCCATGGTCACATGTGCATCGCCTTTGAGCTCCTGGGCAAGAACACCTTTGAGTTCCTAAAGGAGAATAACTTCCAGCCTTACCCTCTACCACATGTCCGGCACATGGCCTACCAGCTCTGCCACGCCCTTAGGT TTCTACATGAGAACCAACTGACCCACACAGACTTGAAGCCAGAGAACATCCTGTTTGTGAATTCTGAGTTTGAAACTCTCTACAATGAGCACAAG AGCTGTGAGGAGAAGTCGGTGAAGAACACCAGCATCCGAGTGGCTGACTTCGGCAGTGCTACCTTTGACCACGAGCATCACACGACCATTGTGGCCACCCGTCACTATCGCCCGCCTGAGGTGATCCTGG AGCTGGGCTGGGCACAGCCCTGCGACGTCTGGAGCATTGGCTGCATTCTCTTTGAGTACTACCGGGGCTTCACACTCTTCCAG ACCCACGAAAACCGAGAGCATTTGGTGATGATGGAGAAGATCCTAGGGCCCATCCCATCACACATGATCCACCGTACCAG GAAgcagaaatatttttacaaagGGGGCCTGGTTTGGGATGAGAACAGCTCTGATGGCCGGTATGTGAAGGAGAACTGCAAACCTCTTAAG GGTGGCTGTGAATGTAATTGGGGAACACCAGAAGAGCCAGATGTCAGAGACCGTGCTACTTCCTGCCCCCTCTTCTCTCAATTTTGGGAAGAACTAGGCAGGACTGAGGTGAGGGGTAGGGAAGACCTAGACATGGCCAGGAAGCCTCTGTCAACTGCATTTGGTGCTTGGACAAGTGAATTCCACAGAGGTGATTTCTACCCACCTGTCAGAACTTTGCACTTGGGGGCAGAGGCACCAAGCCAGCAAGACACCCAGTAG
- the CLK3 gene encoding dual specificity protein kinase CLK3 isoform X2: MHHCKRYRSPEPDPYLSYRWKRRRSYSREHEGRLRYPSRREPPPRRSRSRSHDRLPYQRRYREHQDSDTYRCEERSPSFGEDYYGSSRCHHRRRSREREPYRTRKHAHHCHKRRTRSCSSASSRSQQSSKRSSRSVEDDKEGHLVCRIGDWLQERYEIVGNLGEGTFGKVVECLDHARGKSQVALKIIRNVGKYREAARLEINVLKKIKEKDKENKFLCVLMSDWFNFHGHMCIAFELLGKNTFEFLKENNFQPYPLPHVRHMAYQLCHALRFLHENQLTHTDLKPENILFVNSEFETLYNEHKSCEEKSVKNTSIRVADFGSATFDHEHHTTIVATRHYRPPEVILELGWAQPCDVWSIGCILFEYYRGFTLFQTHENREHLVMMEKILGPIPSHMIHRTRKQKYFYKGGLVWDENSSDGRYVKENCKPLKSYMLQDSPEHVQLFDLMRRMLEFDPAQRITLAEALLHPFFAGLTPEERSFHTSRNPSR; this comes from the exons ATGCATCACTGTAAGCGATACCGCTCCCCTGAGCCAGACCCGTACCTGAGCTACCGATGGAAGAGGAGGAGGTCTTACAGTCGGGAGCATGAAGGGAGACTGCGATACCCCTCTCGAAGGGAGCCTCCGCCCCGGAGATCTCGGTCTAGAAG CCATGACCGCCTGCCCTACCAGAGGAGATACCGGGAGCACCAGGACAGCGACACGTACCGGTGTGAAGAGCGGAGCCCATCCTTTGGAGAGGACTACTATGGATCTTCACGTTGCCATCATCGACGGCGGTCACGGGAAAGGGAGCCATACCGGACCCGCAAGCACGCCCACCACTGCCACAAACGCCGCACCAGGTCTTGTAGCAGCGCCTCCTCG AGAAGCCAACAGAGCAGTAAGCGCAGCAGCCGGAGTGTGGAAGATGACAAGGAGGGCCACCTGGTGTGCCGGATCGGCGATTGGCTCCAAGAGCGAT ATGAGATCGTGGGGAACCTGGGTGAAGGCACCTTTGGCAAGGTGGTGGAGTGCTTGGACCATGCCAG AGGGAAGTCTCAGGTTGCCCTGAAGATCATCCGCAACGTGGGCAAGTACCGGGAGGCCGCCCGGCTAGAAATCAATGTTCTCAAAAAAATCAAGGAGAAGGACAAAGAGAACAAGTT CCTGTGCGTCTTGATGTCTGACTGGTTCAACTTCCATGGTCACATGTGCATCGCCTTTGAGCTCCTGGGCAAGAACACCTTTGAGTTCCTAAAGGAGAATAACTTCCAGCCTTACCCTCTACCACATGTCCGGCACATGGCCTACCAGCTCTGCCACGCCCTTAGGT TTCTACATGAGAACCAACTGACCCACACAGACTTGAAGCCAGAGAACATCCTGTTTGTGAATTCTGAGTTTGAAACTCTCTACAATGAGCACAAG AGCTGTGAGGAGAAGTCGGTGAAGAACACCAGCATCCGAGTGGCTGACTTCGGCAGTGCTACCTTTGACCACGAGCATCACACGACCATTGTGGCCACCCGTCACTATCGCCCGCCTGAGGTGATCCTGG AGCTGGGCTGGGCACAGCCCTGCGACGTCTGGAGCATTGGCTGCATTCTCTTTGAGTACTACCGGGGCTTCACACTCTTCCAG ACCCACGAAAACCGAGAGCATTTGGTGATGATGGAGAAGATCCTAGGGCCCATCCCATCACACATGATCCACCGTACCAG GAAgcagaaatatttttacaaagGGGGCCTGGTTTGGGATGAGAACAGCTCTGATGGCCGGTATGTGAAGGAGAACTGCAAACCTCTTAAG AGTTATATGCTCCAAGACTCCCCGGAGCACGTGCAGCTGTTTGACCTGATGAGACGGATGTTAGAATTTGACCCTGCCCAGCGCATCACATTGGCAGAGGCCCTGCTGCATCCCTTCTTTGCTGGTCTGACCCCTGAGGAGCGGTCTTTCCACACCAGCCGCAACCCAAGCAGATGA